The window TTTCCGGACGTGGAGCGGGTGCGCGAGGACTGCGACATCAAGCATCGGGAGCAGGGCTACCTCCACCGCGAGGAGGTGCAGTGGGGCGTGGCCGCTTTCGCCCTCCTCGCCCTCGTCGCCCTGGCGTGGTTCGGGGGCCGCTGGCTCGCCGCCGCCTCGCGGCGAACCCTGCGCCGCATCATCCGAGAAGAGCTGGCGGGCGCCCGCGCGGACGCGCCGGCTGGCGCGCCGACGCCGCCTCCGGCCTGATCGCCGCCCCGCACCATCTGCCCGCTCTCACTCACGCCCACGCCCGCCGACTTTGTGAGTGGAAACATATCGGTTCACGATATGATTGGCGCGGTGCCATCGCCGCCGATCGACTACTGGACACTGGCCGAGCTGCGGTATCAGATTCGCCGCTTCCTCCGGATTCGGGAGCTGGCGACGCGGGCCAAGGGTGTCGAGCCGCAGCAGTACGTGCTGCTGCTGCAGGTGAAGGGACTGGAGGGGCGGCGCCCCGCGACGATCGGGACGCTCGCGGAGCGGTTGCAGGTGGCGCACCACAGCGCGGTCGAGCTGGTGGACCGGCTGGTACGGCGGGGCATGCTCGAGCGGCGGACGATGAGTCCGGACCGGCGGTCGGTGGTGGTGCAACTGACCCCGAAAGGGAGCCGTCTGGTGCGCAGCATCGCGGGGGCGTCGCTGTCGGAGCTTCGCATGGAGGGACCGGCGCTGGTGGCCGTCCTGCGGCGGCTCATCGGGAGGGGTAAGGGCGCGGGTGCGCGGACGCGGCGGCGCCCGACGGCGAGATAACGGTCGGCAGCGGGCCCGCCGGAGCGCGGCGCCCCAGGAGACGACGAGATGACGATCACGCGTGGCTCGGTCCTGATGGTCACGGTCCTGACGGTGGCGGCGCTGGGCGCGGCCGGGTGTCCAAAGCGTCCCGGCTCGGCCGTCGGAGCCGCCCCCGCTCCCAGCGGTACCGCATCGGCCGCCTCTTCCGGCTCGATGGCCGCCGCGGGGCAGGGCAGCCAGTCCTCGGCGCAGCCCGGCGCGGGCGGCGGGAAGAGCGCGGCGACGATGCACCCCAGTGAGTTCAGCCAGATGGCGACCCTCAAGGACATCCGCTTCGACTTCGACCGCTACGACATCCGGCCCGAGGACGCGAAGGTCCTGGACGCGAACGCCAAGTGGCTCAAGGCCAATGGGAGCGTGCAGGTCCTGATCGAGGGGCACTGCGACGAGCGCGGCACCCAGGAATACAACCTCGCCCTCGGCGATCGCCGGGCCAAGGCCGCGCAGGCCTATCTCCTGAGTCAGGGCGTGAGCGGCAACCGCCTCCGCGTCATCTCGTACGGGGAACAGCACCCGCTGTGCGCGGCGCATGACGAATCTTGCTGGCAGATGAACCGCCGGGATCATTTCCTCGGCGGCGGCCACTAGCCCCGAGGCTACGTATTTGCCCCGTTGGCGCCGTACTCGTGCAGAACCCAGACGTTTGGCTCGACGTACGTTCCAAGGTTCTTCTCGATTTCGATAGTGACCGGAGCCAGCGCCCCGTCCACGACGAAGCTTCCGCTTTGCGTGAAGCTCCGGTGGGTCCAGCGCGACCAGGTCTTTATGGAGCCCGGGATGGTCATGGATTGATTGCATACGGACAGGATCTTGCCCCCCGTTGCGACGTGGGCGCGGAGCCACGGGTCGAAGATGCGTCCATCCTCCGTCTGTTTTCGCACATACTCTTCCATTGACAGCATCGGGAACTCGCTCTTCCTGCTGGGTCGGACGGGGGCCAGCGCGAATTTCATGCCTTCGTTCTTCCCGATCGCCTTCACGGTCTCGATCATATTCGTACTGAAGCCCTTTGCTCGGGCGTCTGGCGCAACCACGATCGAGAGCATCACCTGAGTGTTGGGGGCCCGGCCCTCCCGTCGGTCGACGAACGCCTTTTCGATGGCCCAGGTCCACCCCGTTTCGGGGAGCTTTGAAAGCTCCCCGTCGAAATGTATGGGAACGCTGTTGGCGGCCGCGACCATCTTCCGACCGTCGAACACGATGAATTGATAGCGAGGGAATCGAATGTAGAGCCATGGCCACAGCCTTCTCGACAACGGGTCCTCGAACATGAAGGCCGGCCACTTGT is drawn from Candidatus Methylomirabilota bacterium and contains these coding sequences:
- a CDS encoding MarR family transcriptional regulator, which translates into the protein MPSPPIDYWTLAELRYQIRRFLRIRELATRAKGVEPQQYVLLLQVKGLEGRRPATIGTLAERLQVAHHSAVELVDRLVRRGMLERRTMSPDRRSVVVQLTPKGSRLVRSIAGASLSELRMEGPALVAVLRRLIGRGKGAGARTRRRPTAR
- the pal gene encoding peptidoglycan-associated lipoprotein Pal; this encodes MTITRGSVLMVTVLTVAALGAAGCPKRPGSAVGAAPAPSGTASAASSGSMAAAGQGSQSSAQPGAGGGKSAATMHPSEFSQMATLKDIRFDFDRYDIRPEDAKVLDANAKWLKANGSVQVLIEGHCDERGTQEYNLALGDRRAKAAQAYLLSQGVSGNRLRVISYGEQHPLCAAHDESCWQMNRRDHFLGGGH
- a CDS encoding GNAT family N-acetyltransferase yields the protein MRIEHPSLTSWTFALRGFQLYRFLKDKWPAFMFEDPLSRRLWPWLYIRFPRYQFIVFDGRKMVAAANSVPIHFDGELSKLPETGWTWAIEKAFVDRREGRAPNTQVMLSIVVAPDARAKGFSTNMIETVKAIGKNEGMKFALAPVRPSRKSEFPMLSMEEYVRKQTEDGRIFDPWLRAHVATGGKILSVCNQSMTIPGSIKTWSRWTHRSFTQSGSFVVDGALAPVTIEIEKNLGTYVEPNVWVLHEYGANGANT